In Amphiprion ocellaris isolate individual 3 ecotype Okinawa chromosome 5, ASM2253959v1, whole genome shotgun sequence, the genomic stretch GCTTTTCGCACAAGAGCACTAAACAGCACAGAAGAGGCGAGGAGGCAAAGTGAGGGGCGACGGGGtggaagaaggaggagggtgAAGTGTAGAGGacgaggaggtggaggagtggCAGTAATCCGGGCAGGTTGTGTCCCTGATCATCAGCAGCCACCACAGCTCTTCCCACAGCTTCCTCCTAGTGACGCACACTGACCGCTCAGGACCGCCACGCCACACCGAGAGAACTGGTCACGGCACAGATCCGCTAAACAGGCACACAGAGGTCAGGTAAAATAAGAACACACCTGCATGCAtaaacacatgaacacaaagTGAACCCACCTCTGAGCAGCTCCTCGTGCGCGCACACAGTCCTCACGCAGACCTCCTTGTTGATGACGTACACCCGTCgcaaactgaatgaaaacacatgTAGAGCTCACCAATGAGGCGGAAACAAAGAGATAGAGCCAGTGACGTCAAACGGATAGTGCACTTAAAAGCAGTCAGAACTCTACTTACTTAAGGATTACTCTGTTGCTATTTTGTGGTTTAACTATTGTAACTATTGTCTGTGCAGCCAAAACATGACGTAACTTATTCTTTTGAGTTGTTCCCCAAAACGTATTAAAAAGCCACATACGGGTTGAAACATCATTGCCAGATTTTAAACCCTTTTCcaggttgtttgttttttgtttttgaaaccaattcccaataaaaatgtcatcaaaaaaTGCACTGCCCTCTCAGTTAATCACCACTGACAACAATACTTAGAGTGGGTGCAAAATACAAATTAACTTCATTGCCTTTGCATTGCTAATTGCTACAAGACCAATTAAAGTGGAAAGATAAAACACTGCACACCCACACTCAATGGATTCGAGATCTTATGCAGTTTTTTACAATTACAGAAAGTTAAATTCACTCTAATGGGATCTGCTGATAAATGCTATAAAGGCTGGCAGTCATTCATCAAGAACTACAAACTGGATATAACATGTTGAGGAAGATTTAGTCTGAAGTTGTGTCGCTGAAATATGAAGAAAGCGTGGCAGTGATATGTCTGTTACATGTGGCCATGGTATGAGGTctgcagaagtttttttttaaatttaaattagaattatttttttatttaataattttcactAGTTTTTGTTATaaattgaaaatggaaaaaatgttgaTGAAAGGTTCTATTTCAAACAAACATAAGTGAAACATTAATAAACAAAggtgttgttattttttactgcaaatgtatattAGTTTAAAATATTAGTTATTGGTGTCCTTGATTGCTGAAAACTGATATCACCCctgaaaaaaacatatcagtCTGTGTATAGTTTCTTAATTACCACTGTAGTATATTTTCAGATATTAACATCTCTCAGTTTTTATCCTTTAAGTTCAGCTTCTTAGTGccttttctgccttttctgAGACATTCACATCTGCAGAGATATAAAACTTCAGTCTCACTGTAGCAGAAAGAGGTGCTTTGGATTCACTTTGGTTCCAGTATAATGTTTACTCCAGTATTTTCTCTATCtcattgatatttttcaaaaacttcATGAGGAAAACACGTCATAAAACGCCATGGAGTTTTGCACTCTCTGCTTGCAcgcttacatttttattttatgaagcAAGCTGTTTGGAAAGATTTGAAGGACAGTTGCTGCTTTCTAGTGCAGTAATAGTACAGATTTGGGGATGAATTGGAGCcacagtgtttgtttgtccTACTAACTTCAGAGGGTTTTTGACTGGTGTAAAGGCAGAGATAAAGActgtgttttcttctcctttagAAGTGGCTTCATACATACCTGTAGAAGCAAAGGCTGTTGAGGCACTGCTTGCATGGCTTGTGGACTGAGTAGAGTCTGGTGCAGGGATACTGCTCCTCTCTGCAATCTGTGAATTAATCAAACAACGTTATAATTCCTCCACTCTACATTAACATTGGACTATGCatcttttgttcttcttcttgtttaCCGAGAGGGCCAGGCTCTGTGGGCTCCGTCTCCAAATCAGACCCTAATATCCAAATGGAAAACAGATTTATCAACGAGACAAACTATTTGTAACTCAGTTTTATGTAATTATGACAACATCGTCAATAAATCTATGACTGTGGTGGGAGGAGGGTTCAGTAGTTGTACTTGATTTTTCCGGACGGACCACTGGCTCCAGCTGAACCTGCTGCTGGTAGGTTCCAGGAAGAGATTCAGTATTTTCAGTCTCTGGACTCTCTACTCAAGAGGAGAGGAACATTTTGTCACAGAGGGACTTTTAAACATGAGCATGATATTACAAGAACATTAAGAAACCTGTAAATTCTTTACCTGGGAAATAATCCAGCCCATAGTCTTCTGCAAATCCATAAAACAAGCAGGAGAGAGATCATGAGATCAACATTAAGTCAAAGCCTGCACAGACAGCAGCATATAAAATGAAACACCTGCACATCGGGAAGCAGTAAACAAGCAGCTTGTGAGGCTGTAATCCATGACTTCACATGCAAGATGCTTACAAATAATAACATGCAGATAGTCAAAGTGCTATTTACACTGTGATACAGTTGCCATGCGGGAGGTAAACAACAATCGAAGGAGGAGTGAGAACTCCTCGAGGCGAGGTGACACATCAGAGGACAACGAGGAATCAGGAACAGATGTTTAGAGCTCTGATATAAACTGATGCTGAACTGGAACAATGCAGGCCAATATTCTCTTAATGAACTCACCCAGAAAAGGAAACGGTTCCTGGTACTGGCCCTGGGCGAGCAGCAGAACTGTTGATGTTTAtgacaaataatcacaaagaTGGGGTGATGAGAGAAACGCAGAGGTAGAAAGTCAGTACAAATACTCCTAGTGTACTATATGTCATGTACTTGTGACGTTTATTAAGTGTTTCCAAAGGAATTCATCAAATTTCAACTTTTATCATTGCACTCACCTCCATTTTTAGGTAAAACCTTTATAAATTCACACACAGAGTGATGATACAGTTTAGCTCTcacaactaaaaaaaatcattaaataataataataaactgtatttatatagaACCTTTCAAAACTGGAAtagcaaagtgctttacaaagaAAGAGCAACAATACAGAATTATAAAAGAGGCCATAAAATATTGTACAGAGTCTATACAAGTGGCTTTTGAAAAGCCTGTTAATTCTTAAGAAGTGCACTTATTCAACTCTGCTATAGTCTGTCGACGCAGCAAATCCTCTGAGGGTGCTGTGTTTAGtaaagatgtgtttttatttactaaTTCAACGGTACTGTTCAGATTCTTTCTTCCATCAAAAGTTCCACAGTCTTGGTTTAaggtaaaatatctaaaaatctctctctctctctctctctctctctctctctctctctctctctctctctatctatctatctatctatctatctatctatctatctatctatctatctatctatctatctatctatctatctatctatctatctagatagAGTGATACCAaaagccgaaaccaaattccttgtgtaTGTGCTTGTCC encodes the following:
- the mfap2 gene encoding microfibrillar-associated protein 2 codes for the protein MRVLLLICMPVLLLAQGQYQEPFPFLEDYGLDYFPESPETENTESLPGTYQQQVQLEPVVRPEKSRSDLETEPTEPGPLDCREEQYPCTRLYSVHKPCKQCLNSLCFYSLRRVYVINKEVCVRTVCAHEELLRADLCRDQFSRCGVAVLSGQCASLGGSCGKSCGGC